The proteins below come from a single Verrucomicrobiota bacterium genomic window:
- a CDS encoding acyl-CoA dehydratase activase produces the protein MICAGIDAGSRAIKVVVFDTAQSKILATAIADQGVEQQKLSEKLFQQALRDAGVERDGIPVVATGYGRNAIRFANTTITEITCHAQGVYFLAPAARTILEIGGQDSKSISLEDGGRVRDFAMNDRCAAGSGRFLEVVASRLGVDIAALDALCRASRAPATISSMCVVFAETEIIGLLAEGVSAPDIAAGVQNAIAMRVTTLVGRAIVPPVYFTGGVALQPGMLRALEQALGCPVQLVPQPQFTGALGAAILAGKKGNGLGGGGGNRLPNE, from the coding sequence ATGATTTGCGCGGGAATCGATGCAGGATCGCGGGCGATCAAGGTCGTGGTGTTCGACACCGCGCAATCGAAAATCCTGGCCACCGCCATCGCGGACCAGGGTGTCGAGCAGCAGAAACTCTCGGAAAAACTTTTCCAGCAAGCCTTGCGCGACGCGGGCGTGGAGCGGGACGGCATTCCGGTCGTTGCCACCGGCTACGGGCGCAACGCCATCCGGTTTGCGAACACCACCATCACCGAGATCACCTGCCACGCGCAGGGTGTCTATTTCCTCGCGCCGGCGGCCCGCACGATCCTTGAAATCGGCGGACAGGACAGCAAGAGCATCAGTCTGGAAGACGGCGGGCGGGTGCGGGATTTTGCGATGAACGATCGCTGCGCCGCCGGGAGCGGACGGTTCCTGGAAGTTGTCGCCTCGCGGCTCGGCGTGGACATTGCCGCACTCGACGCCCTTTGCCGGGCCAGCCGCGCCCCGGCCACCATCAGCAGCATGTGCGTGGTCTTTGCCGAAACGGAAATCATCGGCCTGCTGGCCGAGGGCGTGTCCGCGCCGGACATTGCCGCCGGTGTGCAGAACGCCATTGCCATGCGCGTGACGACGCTGGTGGGCCGCGCCATTGTGCCGCCGGTCTATTTCACGGGGGGCGTGGCCTTGCAACCGGGCATGCTGCGCGCGCTGGAGCAGGCCCTGGGCTGCCCGGTGCAGTTGGTCCCGCAACCGCAATTCACCGGCGCGCTCGGCGCCGCCATTCTCGCCGGAAAAAAAGGTAACGGACTAGGCGGTGGCGGTGGTAACCGCCTGCCCAATGAATAA
- a CDS encoding double-cubane-cluster-containing anaerobic reductase, whose translation MTDTTCTPAHLDSPGKSSPWRYFDAMLDHCYDYAEAAHARGQPIVGIMCEFTPREIIMAAGGVPVCLCGGSAETVAVAEQYLPANLCPLIKSTYGYLVKASNPFLNWASLVVAETTCDGKKKMFELMAATKPMYVLELPQKSEDAGALEHWTEELRKFMRFLEAQFQVQVTDDRLRDAIRVMNRERALRRQLAELMALDIPPFSGRQLLDLKSLISGISADLEQYEAILRHVHEGLHEPAAPPRKAPVRVLLTGVPMAHGAERVLELIEACGAIVVCQENCTGLKPILEDVAEDDPDPIRSLARKYYHLPCSVMTPNTGRFDTLRALAAQFRPHCVIELIWQACLTYDVESYRVRTFTEDTLHHPYLKITTDYSPADSARLTARLEALMETVRARL comes from the coding sequence ATGACTGATACCACGTGCACACCGGCCCACCTCGATTCGCCGGGGAAATCCAGTCCCTGGCGTTATTTTGACGCCATGTTGGATCATTGCTACGACTACGCCGAGGCGGCCCATGCACGGGGGCAACCCATCGTCGGCATAATGTGCGAATTCACTCCGCGGGAGATTATCATGGCAGCCGGGGGAGTCCCGGTATGTCTATGCGGCGGGTCCGCCGAGACCGTGGCCGTCGCCGAACAGTATTTGCCAGCCAACCTGTGTCCCCTGATCAAATCCACCTACGGTTACCTGGTTAAAGCCTCGAATCCATTTCTCAACTGGGCCAGCCTGGTAGTCGCGGAGACGACGTGCGATGGCAAAAAGAAGATGTTCGAGTTGATGGCCGCCACCAAGCCCATGTACGTGCTCGAACTGCCGCAAAAATCCGAGGACGCCGGGGCGCTGGAGCATTGGACGGAGGAATTGCGGAAGTTCATGCGGTTTCTGGAAGCGCAGTTCCAGGTGCAAGTTACCGATGACCGCCTGCGCGATGCCATCCGCGTGATGAATCGCGAGCGCGCCTTGCGTCGGCAACTCGCCGAGCTGATGGCGCTAGACATCCCGCCCTTCTCGGGACGGCAATTGCTGGACCTCAAAAGTCTCATCTCGGGCATCTCGGCGGACTTGGAGCAATACGAGGCCATTCTGCGGCACGTCCATGAGGGTCTTCATGAACCCGCCGCCCCGCCGCGCAAAGCGCCGGTGCGCGTGTTGCTCACCGGTGTGCCGATGGCTCACGGGGCGGAGCGCGTGCTGGAACTCATTGAAGCCTGCGGCGCAATCGTCGTCTGCCAGGAGAACTGCACCGGCCTGAAACCGATCCTGGAAGATGTGGCGGAGGATGACCCTGACCCCATCCGGAGCCTCGCGCGCAAATATTATCACCTGCCCTGCTCCGTGATGACCCCCAACACCGGGCGCTTCGATACCCTACGCGCGCTGGCGGCCCAATTCCGGCCCCACTGCGTGATTGAACTCATCTGGCAGGCCTGCCTCACTTACGATGTGGAATCCTATCGCGTGCGCACGTTCACCGAGGATACCTTGCACCACCCATACTTGAAAATCACCACGGATTATTCCCCCGCCGATTCCGCGCGCCTCACCGCGCGCCTGGAGGCGCTGATGGAAACCGTCCGGGCTCGCCTATGA
- a CDS encoding tail fiber domain-containing protein, translated as MNNRIAASPETGGKTNSMSFMTTRVYEGLEDPVGSRTTSKQRQIAAERARATDFLSPAWVVRIQLLALATMALAFPLPLLAQGTAFTYQGRLSNSANPVTGIYDLTFTLCSVSNGVGQVGTVITNAAMPVTNGVFLVTLDFGATFTGPDRWLEIGVRTNGGGAFTILAPRQKITPTPYAMFANAAGNLSGTLPATQLSGSLQATQISGTLSLAQLPAAVVTNNGATLTVGGTNQISALTVPPNLPASAVSSISAALSPVALTVVGNFAYLVDQSGYLRISDVSLPANPIGLGGVLVGGGGGLPTSLAVAGRYAYVVNMGGNNLRIVDVSNPSAPVLAGSAGVGNNAQSIAVAGRYAYVLYSGGNTLNIFDVGNPTAPISVGSVGTDSNPAAIALNGRYAYVVNSGSNTLQVFNVANPAAPVSLGSVTTSNMPLSIAVAGRYAYVTGNSGRFQIFDLSNYPLPASVGSASIGANAHCVAVAGRYAYIVSYSANTLQVFDVSNPAAPASAGTTSTGTGGPMAVAVAGRYAYMVNILSNTLQVYELGGAYLQHFEAGTTVTGTLQSRDTVSVGKNLDVSGGLTVSGSARISGGLSVDNGTVSAGNFLGSFIGNGAGLSSLNIVFPTAINANSLAIGPTNLVAPFTVPPNVPASGLASTSTGAGSNPSTVAVSGRYAYVVNSSSNTLQIFDVNTPAAPASLGTVATGNSPWAVTVAGRYAYVANAGGNTLQVIDVSNPSAPVSVGSINMGAGSSPNALAVSGHYAYVANLGSNTLQIIDVGNPAAPASVGLVGTSNQPVSVAVSGCYAYVLCNAGALQVINVSNASAPVVVGSAVVVSPTCIAVSGRYAYVLQGSLLRTFDVGNPAAPAMIGAAGTGNTPYSIVVAGRFAYVANFGSSTLQLFDISIPYYAVSLGTVNTGNGPHGLAVSGRYAYVVNYSDGSLQAFDLGGAFVQQLEAGLLEVGSLQTRDAVKVGNSLDVRGGLTASGGARITGGLSVNNGPVGIGVSAPSYSLQVNGSVAGVGAYNNLSDARFKTNVVRLSGALDKIQAMRGVQFDWRTKENPQMHFDNRAQLGFVAQEIKDIVPEAVSQDAEGYYSIAYSMLIPVLVEALKEQQREITTRDTQLQLLNQRLEKLERIICNDKP; from the coding sequence ATGAATAATCGCATCGCGGCCAGTCCGGAGACAGGAGGTAAAACCAACTCCATGAGTTTTATGACAACACGCGTGTACGAAGGCTTGGAAGACCCAGTTGGCTCCCGCACCACCTCCAAACAGCGGCAGATCGCAGCGGAAAGGGCGCGAGCAACTGATTTTCTATCACCAGCATGGGTTGTCCGCATTCAACTCCTTGCACTGGCGACCATGGCCCTCGCGTTTCCACTGCCGCTTTTGGCGCAAGGGACCGCATTCACCTACCAAGGACGCTTGAGCAACAGCGCGAATCCCGTCACTGGTATCTACGACCTGACTTTCACCCTGTGCAGTGTCAGCAACGGGGTTGGCCAAGTCGGCACGGTCATTACGAATGCAGCAATGCCGGTAACCAATGGAGTGTTTCTGGTCACGCTCGATTTTGGCGCCACCTTTACCGGGCCGGACCGGTGGTTGGAAATTGGCGTCCGCACCAATGGTGGCGGGGCCTTCACCATCCTGGCTCCCAGGCAAAAAATCACTCCCACCCCCTATGCGATGTTTGCTAATGCGGCAGGCAATCTGTCTGGCACACTGCCCGCGACCCAGTTAAGCGGATCGCTGCAGGCAACTCAAATCAGCGGTACGCTATCACTAGCCCAACTGCCGGCGGCAGTGGTGACGAACAATGGGGCCACCCTGACCGTGGGAGGGACCAATCAAATTTCGGCGCTGACCGTACCGCCAAACCTTCCAGCCAGTGCCGTGTCTTCGATTTCAGCAGCGCTGTCCCCGGTGGCCTTGACGGTGGTTGGTAACTTTGCCTACCTGGTGGACCAAAGCGGTTATCTTCGCATTTCCGATGTCAGCCTGCCTGCCAATCCCATAGGTTTGGGTGGGGTTTTAGTCGGTGGTGGCGGAGGGTTGCCCACGTCCCTGGCGGTGGCCGGCCGTTATGCGTACGTAGTGAACATGGGAGGCAACAACCTGCGCATCGTTGACGTAAGCAACCCCTCTGCTCCCGTCCTCGCAGGGTCAGCGGGGGTGGGTAATAACGCGCAGTCCATCGCTGTCGCCGGCCGTTATGCGTACGTGCTTTATTCCGGCGGCAACACCCTCAACATCTTTGATGTCGGTAATCCGACGGCACCGATCAGTGTCGGCTCGGTGGGCACCGACAGCAATCCCGCCGCCATCGCCTTGAATGGCAGATATGCCTATGTGGTCAATTCAGGTTCCAACACCCTTCAAGTATTCAATGTGGCCAATCCCGCCGCCCCCGTCAGCCTTGGCTCCGTGACAACCAGTAATATGCCGCTGTCCATCGCGGTGGCGGGACGTTATGCCTATGTCACGGGCAACAGCGGCCGGTTCCAAATCTTTGATCTCAGTAACTATCCGCTGCCCGCCAGTGTCGGTTCGGCTAGCATTGGTGCCAACGCGCATTGTGTTGCGGTAGCGGGGCGGTATGCCTACATTGTCAGCTACAGTGCCAACACGCTTCAGGTTTTTGATGTCAGTAATCCGGCCGCGCCGGCCAGCGCAGGAACAACCAGCACCGGGACCGGCGGCCCCATGGCGGTGGCCGTAGCCGGACGCTATGCCTACATGGTCAACATACTATCCAATACATTGCAGGTGTATGAATTGGGTGGCGCGTATTTGCAGCACTTCGAAGCCGGAACGACAGTCACGGGGACCCTGCAATCCCGCGACACAGTGTCGGTGGGTAAAAATCTCGATGTTAGTGGTGGGCTGACGGTTAGTGGAAGTGCGCGAATTTCAGGAGGGTTGAGCGTGGATAATGGCACAGTTTCGGCGGGTAATTTTTTGGGATCGTTTATCGGTAACGGAGCAGGATTGAGTAGCCTCAACATTGTGTTTCCGACTGCCATCAATGCAAATTCGCTGGCCATCGGTCCGACCAATCTCGTCGCTCCATTTACCGTGCCGCCAAATGTGCCTGCCTCCGGACTTGCCTCGACAAGCACTGGGGCTGGATCTAATCCCAGTACTGTGGCGGTTTCGGGCCGCTACGCCTACGTGGTAAACTCTTCCAGCAACACGCTTCAGATTTTCGACGTGAACACGCCCGCCGCTCCGGCCAGTCTAGGCACGGTGGCGACGGGTAATAGCCCCTGGGCTGTCACGGTGGCGGGGCGCTACGCCTATGTGGCGAACGCAGGTGGCAACACCTTACAAGTCATCGACGTTAGCAACCCATCCGCACCGGTTAGCGTTGGTTCAATCAACATGGGCGCCGGCAGTAGCCCCAATGCGTTGGCGGTTTCGGGGCACTATGCCTATGTTGCAAACTTGGGTAGCAACACCCTGCAAATCATCGACGTGGGCAATCCCGCGGCTCCTGCCAGCGTGGGGTTGGTGGGAACCTCCAATCAGCCGGTGTCGGTGGCGGTTTCCGGCTGTTACGCTTATGTGCTTTGCAATGCCGGTGCTTTGCAAGTCATCAATGTGAGCAATGCTTCCGCGCCGGTCGTCGTCGGTTCTGCCGTGGTCGTTTCGCCGACTTGCATCGCGGTATCGGGACGTTATGCGTACGTCTTGCAGGGAAGCCTGCTACGGACCTTTGATGTAGGCAATCCTGCCGCGCCCGCCATGATCGGCGCGGCGGGCACCGGCAATACACCGTATTCCATCGTGGTAGCCGGGCGCTTTGCCTACGTGGCGAATTTTGGCAGCAGTACGCTGCAACTCTTCGACATTAGCATTCCGTACTATGCGGTCAGCCTGGGTACAGTGAACACGGGCAACGGACCTCATGGCCTGGCGGTTTCGGGACGATATGCCTATGTCGTCAATTATAGTGACGGCAGCCTGCAGGCATTCGACCTTGGCGGGGCCTTTGTCCAACAGTTGGAGGCAGGACTCCTGGAGGTGGGTTCGCTGCAAACCCGGGACGCGGTGAAAGTGGGAAATAGCCTCGATGTGCGGGGTGGCCTCACGGCCAGCGGAGGTGCCCGCATTACGGGCGGGTTGAGCGTCAACAACGGCCCGGTGGGCATTGGCGTATCCGCCCCGTCCTATTCTTTGCAGGTTAATGGCAGCGTAGCCGGAGTTGGTGCTTATAACAATCTCTCGGACGCCCGATTTAAAACCAATGTCGTCCGGCTGTCGGGAGCCTTGGACAAGATCCAGGCCATGCGTGGAGTGCAGTTCGACTGGCGTACCAAGGAGAATCCCCAAATGCATTTCGATAACAGAGCACAACTGGGTTTTGTAGCCCAGGAAATCAAGGACATCGTCCCGGAAGCAGTTTCCCAGGATGCGGAGGGTTACTATTCAATTGCTTACAGCATGTTAATCCCGGTGTTGGTCGAGGCGCTCAAGGAGCAGCAGCGGGAAATCACAACTCGGGACACCCAACTTCAATTATTGAATCAGCGGCTGGAGAAGTTGGAACGGATTATTTGCAACGATAAACCTTGA
- a CDS encoding PIN domain-containing protein: MLQVSLDTSFLITFADPGRVHHAVALEYFRHCLTQRIPMWLSTVAAGEFEVKQPVSDLPLQNFRIQPYNLPHAIRAAALLRAVREDSASPVEDRRPIIINDLKILAQAEDDGIPVILTEDRNTLSRLTDRLRERGQVSVRVLLLSEGFTPGRIAAPAQDELRLPPSSTPS; the protein is encoded by the coding sequence ATGCTTCAGGTTTCGCTCGACACCAGTTTTTTGATCACGTTTGCCGATCCGGGCCGGGTGCATCATGCCGTGGCGTTGGAATATTTTCGCCATTGCCTCACGCAACGCATTCCCATGTGGCTTTCCACGGTTGCCGCTGGCGAATTTGAAGTGAAGCAGCCGGTCAGTGATTTGCCGCTCCAGAATTTCCGCATCCAGCCCTACAATCTACCGCACGCGATTCGCGCGGCGGCCTTGTTGCGGGCGGTTCGCGAGGACAGCGCTTCGCCCGTTGAAGACCGCCGCCCGATTATCATCAACGACCTGAAAATTCTGGCCCAGGCGGAGGATGATGGCATTCCCGTTATTTTGACGGAAGACCGCAACACGCTGTCGCGCCTGACTGACCGGTTGCGCGAGCGTGGCCAGGTGAGCGTTCGGGTGCTGTTGCTCTCCGAAGGTTTTACTCCCGGTCGCATCGCGGCACCGGCCCAGGATGAGCTTCGCCTGCCGCCATCGTCCACGCCGTCATAA